The proteins below come from a single Aegilops tauschii subsp. strangulata cultivar AL8/78 chromosome 6, Aet v6.0, whole genome shotgun sequence genomic window:
- the LOC109741263 gene encoding uncharacterized protein, with protein sequence MQVATSVLPALAAVIIIVVMVAAYSFAIQPSITVEDASLARFALATTPTTSLGYNLSLRLVVRNRNWATTMKNTEPLEAAYMFDGQQFDRVQVADKGDKHGPRKTRVYRLVTGQESGYVSLGNAGVAAYKDQNKTGEFELEVAVTGEVRYTLQLKKNKLAGTCKLKLKLDSPATAAVVFEKVKCKLEKEKKDKE encoded by the coding sequence ATGCAAGTGGCCACTAGCGTGCTTCCCGCCCTcgccgccgtcatcatcatcgtcgtcatggtCGCCGCCTACAGCTTCGCCATCCAGCCATCCATCACCGTCGAGGACGCCTCGCTGGCCAGGTTCGCGCTGGCGACCACCCCGACGACGTCGCTCGGGTACAACCTCTCGCTGCGGCTCGTCGTCCGCAACCGGAACTGGGCGACGACCATGAAGAACACGGAGCCGCTGGAGGCGGCGTACATGTTCGACGGGCAGCAGTTCGACCGCGTGCAGGTCGCCGACAAGGGCGACAAGCACGGCCCCAGGAAGACGCGGGTGTACCGCCTCGTCACGGGCCAGGAGAGCGGCTACGTGTCGCTGGGCAACGCCGGCGTCGCCGCGTACAAGGACCAGAACAAGACCGGGGAGTTCGAGCTGGAGGTGGCGGTCACCGGCGAGGTGCGGTACACGCTGCAGCTGAAGAAGAACAAGCTGGCGGGGACCTGCAAGCTCAAGCTGAAGCTCGACTCGCCGGCGACGGCCGCCGTGGTGTTCGAGAAGGTGAAATGCAAGCtcgagaaggagaagaaggacaAGGAGTAG